One genomic region from Candidatus Xiphinematobacter sp. encodes:
- the folP gene encoding dihydropteroate synthase, whose product MGIVNLSSDSFSGDGLPELTLALRRAQKIVAQGADIVDVGAESARTNRAPISEREEIRRIVPFVESFTAIAANVRPRPPLLSINTWRPNVARATLNYGGHILNDIGGLITGESASICAATGAALVIMHSKGAPKIAQRDIHYSDIMSTLRDFFLEKVCIAERSGVKRESLLLDPGIDFAKQRRASLTIYQKLRMLSSLLPFPLLLPVSRKSVIGEVLGLSKAYRRDAGTVSCMVAGLLRGAAIFRVHNVRAAVHTIRTVYPMLALNVKDSCP is encoded by the coding sequence ATGGGCATAGTCAATTTAAGTAGTGACTCATTCTCTGGTGATGGCCTACCTGAACTTACCTTGGCGCTCCGCCGTGCCCAGAAAATAGTCGCCCAAGGAGCAGATATTGTGGATGTTGGTGCGGAGAGCGCTCGCACCAATCGGGCTCCGATTAGTGAAAGGGAGGAGATTCGAAGAATAGTCCCCTTTGTAGAAAGCTTTACCGCCATTGCAGCCAATGTGCGCCCCCGACCACCCCTTTTATCCATCAATACCTGGCGTCCTAATGTAGCACGGGCCACTTTGAACTATGGAGGACATATTCTCAATGATATAGGTGGCCTCATTACTGGAGAGAGTGCGTCTATTTGTGCTGCAACTGGGGCAGCACTAGTAATCATGCATTCTAAGGGAGCACCAAAAATTGCTCAGAGAGATATTCACTATTCTGATATTATGAGTACTCTGCGGGATTTTTTTCTAGAAAAAGTCTGCATAGCTGAGCGGTCAGGTGTTAAACGGGAGAGTCTACTTCTGGACCCCGGAATTGACTTTGCAAAGCAGAGGAGGGCCAGTTTGACCATCTACCAAAAGCTGAGAATGCTTAGCAGCCTTCTCCCCTTCCCACTATTACTTCCGGTATCTCGCAAGAGTGTTATCGGAGAAGTTCTAGGCCTTAGTAAGGCATACCGGCGGGATGCTGGCACAGTTTCTTGCATGGTAGCCGGCCTGCTAAGGGGAGCTGCTATTTTCCGAGTTCATAATGTAAGAGCTGCAGTCCACACCATCCGGACTGTCTATCCTATGCTAGCTTTGAATGTCAAGGATAGCTGCCCATAG
- the miaA gene encoding tRNA (adenosine(37)-N6)-dimethylallyltransferase MiaA, with amino-acid sequence MLAEVGSSKSDIGFCNLLLQPIFLAGPTGVGKSALAVELAREVKGEIIGADALQVYSGLSILTAQPEQKLLEQIPHHLIGHIPAEENYHVWRYRLEACREIGNILRRGRIPIVVGGAGLYFRALIQGLDPLPASNLSLRRELEQLSLEKLLERLDRVDPHAGNKVDIRNRRRVLRAVEICELSGKPLGVFRTNSRQIISTQAQAFVLVRAREELYGRIVHRVCQMWERGVVGEVAGMRNRMGRTASQAIGLREIVACIDGEMNERQCRDAICAATYRYAKRQLAWFRSRTNFVPLYLSQGSSSSARDMVEMIARKVKEYLELGLRRPS; translated from the coding sequence TTGTTAGCGGAGGTAGGATCATCGAAGAGCGACATTGGATTTTGTAATCTACTTCTGCAGCCGATCTTTCTTGCTGGCCCAACGGGGGTAGGGAAGTCAGCGCTGGCCGTGGAATTAGCACGCGAGGTCAAAGGTGAGATCATTGGAGCTGATGCCTTGCAAGTCTACTCTGGGCTATCTATTTTGACTGCCCAACCAGAACAAAAACTACTGGAACAAATTCCTCATCATCTCATAGGTCACATACCTGCTGAGGAAAACTATCACGTCTGGCGCTATCGGTTAGAAGCGTGTAGGGAGATTGGAAATATTCTTCGACGCGGAAGAATACCGATAGTGGTTGGGGGAGCGGGGCTGTACTTTCGTGCTCTGATCCAAGGTTTAGACCCTCTTCCAGCAAGCAACTTGTCCCTTCGGAGAGAATTAGAGCAGTTGTCCCTTGAGAAGCTGCTAGAACGCCTTGATAGGGTAGATCCACATGCAGGCAACAAGGTGGATATACGTAATAGAAGACGAGTTCTTCGAGCAGTCGAAATTTGCGAGCTTTCTGGTAAGCCCTTAGGGGTTTTTCGCACCAACAGCCGGCAGATTATTTCCACTCAAGCTCAAGCTTTTGTGCTTGTACGTGCACGGGAAGAGTTGTACGGACGCATTGTGCATCGTGTGTGCCAGATGTGGGAACGGGGCGTGGTCGGAGAGGTGGCGGGGATGCGTAATCGGATGGGGAGAACGGCCTCGCAAGCGATTGGGTTGCGTGAGATTGTTGCATGCATTGACGGGGAAATGAATGAGAGGCAATGCCGAGATGCGATTTGCGCGGCGACGTATCGGTATGCAAAAAGGCAGTTGGCCTGGTTCAGAAGCCGGACTAACTTTGTTCCGCTATATCTCTCCCAAGGTAGCAGTAGCAGCGCGCGCGACATGGTGGAAATGATCGCTAGGAAGGTCAAGGAGTACTTGGAACTAGGCCTAAGAAGGCCTTCCTGA
- the hflX gene encoding GTPase HflX: MCRVFHFSPRRERVLLVGSVGYREVTPWDIAESLEELCQLASSAGAQVVETCIQRLERPTAPFYIGKGKAKEIAQRCSRRQATSIIFDDELSPAQGRNLECITNCKVLDRTQLILDIFAQRARTREGCLQIELAQLQYLLPRLTRMWSHLSRQTGGIGTRGPGETQLEVDRRRVQERITKLGKGLAAVRKNRSVQRNGRLRKNWPVAALVGYTNAGKSSLFNRLTRSGVFTEDKPFATLDPTTRQVLLPSRQKVLLIDTVGFIRKLPHTLIDAFKATLEETQLADLLIHVVDLSHPRYHEQMIAVDSILEELEVGGKRVILAFNKVDCVHNPELVQTQLRRHPGSVAVSAYTGIGIDAFFQQLEADLGARRLKAEYQIPLTESALLAELHQSGISSAHYKDGFAWVTAYISPALRQRLVSFEVTSQLSTE; this comes from the coding sequence GTGTGCCGTGTATTCCACTTTTCCCCCCGCCGAGAGAGAGTCTTACTAGTAGGGTCGGTTGGATATAGGGAGGTAACACCGTGGGATATTGCAGAGTCCTTGGAAGAACTTTGTCAATTGGCGTCTAGCGCTGGCGCTCAAGTCGTAGAAACCTGTATACAGCGGTTAGAAAGACCGACTGCTCCGTTCTACATAGGGAAGGGAAAAGCCAAAGAAATTGCTCAGCGGTGTAGTAGAAGGCAGGCTACTTCCATCATTTTTGACGACGAGCTTTCTCCAGCCCAGGGAAGAAACCTGGAGTGCATTACCAATTGTAAAGTTCTGGATCGCACACAGCTCATCCTAGATATTTTTGCCCAAAGAGCACGCACCCGCGAGGGATGTCTTCAAATCGAGCTCGCACAATTGCAGTACCTCCTTCCCAGGCTTACACGCATGTGGTCACACCTTTCCAGGCAGACCGGGGGCATTGGCACTCGAGGGCCAGGAGAGACACAACTAGAGGTTGACCGGCGACGTGTCCAGGAACGCATTACCAAGCTAGGGAAAGGGCTCGCCGCTGTACGCAAAAACCGCTCCGTTCAGCGAAATGGGAGGTTAAGGAAAAATTGGCCTGTCGCAGCGCTCGTCGGATACACGAACGCTGGGAAATCTTCCTTGTTTAATCGGCTCACTAGATCCGGGGTCTTCACAGAAGACAAGCCCTTCGCCACCTTAGATCCAACCACGCGGCAGGTTCTCCTCCCAAGTCGACAAAAAGTTTTGCTGATAGACACTGTAGGCTTTATTCGTAAGCTCCCCCACACGTTAATTGATGCCTTTAAAGCTACGCTAGAGGAGACACAACTAGCTGACCTTCTGATTCATGTAGTGGATCTCAGCCATCCAAGGTACCACGAACAAATGATAGCAGTTGATTCGATCCTTGAGGAGTTAGAGGTAGGTGGAAAGCGAGTTATCCTAGCCTTTAACAAGGTAGATTGCGTACACAATCCGGAGCTTGTCCAGACACAATTAAGGCGCCATCCAGGTAGCGTGGCAGTTTCAGCGTATACTGGGATAGGGATTGACGCTTTTTTTCAGCAGTTAGAGGCAGACTTAGGCGCCCGGCGCTTAAAAGCAGAGTATCAAATCCCTCTTACTGAATCTGCTCTCCTTGCCGAACTCCACCAGAGTGGAATAAGTTCTGCTCATTACAAAGACGGGTTTGCTTGGGTGACCGCTTATATTTCGCCAGCACTAAGGCAACGGCTTGTATCTTTCGAAGTTACCTCTCAACTCTCAACGGAATAG
- a CDS encoding TraR/DksA C4-type zinc finger protein, with protein sequence MATPKDRSCEREGREGRPAGSGSAPSASSASVPFGDAAVKEKRRFLRRQRERLLALKDTLLDSMRGVGRDSLRSRAEGSEASAFGMHQADAGSDAYDRDFSLSLLSQEQDSLYEIDQALKRIENGTYGLCEMCGKAIPQVRLEAVPFARYTIECQAELERRGRLQRIRQPVSSLFGLVDEEGNEGEEEDSADNKE encoded by the coding sequence ATGGCTACACCTAAGGACAGATCTTGCGAGAGAGAGGGGAGGGAGGGGCGTCCGGCCGGCTCCGGTTCCGCTCCGTCCGCTTCTTCTGCTTCGGTTCCCTTTGGGGATGCCGCAGTGAAGGAAAAAAGGCGCTTCCTCCGCCGCCAGCGTGAGCGTCTTTTGGCTCTTAAGGATACCCTGCTGGATTCTATGCGAGGGGTGGGGAGGGATAGCCTGCGTTCACGTGCTGAGGGAAGTGAGGCCTCTGCGTTCGGGATGCATCAGGCAGATGCTGGTAGTGATGCCTACGATCGTGATTTTTCCTTAAGTCTCCTTTCCCAGGAGCAGGATTCTCTTTATGAGATTGACCAGGCGCTCAAGCGCATAGAGAATGGCACCTACGGTCTCTGTGAGATGTGTGGGAAGGCGATCCCTCAGGTTCGCCTAGAGGCTGTCCCGTTCGCTCGTTATACGATCGAGTGTCAGGCTGAGCTTGAAAGGCGTGGTCGGCTGCAGCGGATACGCCAGCCTGTTTCTTCTCTATTTGGACTAGTTGACGAAGAAGGCAACGAAGGAGAAGAGGAAGATTCCGCCGATAATAAGGAATGA
- the rpmG gene encoding 50S ribosomal protein L33 translates to MVQEIVTLECIEAAAEGRPVSRYVTTRNKKSPRTQGRLEKKKYNPFLRRRTVHREVS, encoded by the coding sequence ATGGTTCAAGAAATTGTCACACTGGAATGTATCGAGGCTGCAGCTGAAGGAAGGCCTGTGTCTCGGTATGTAACCACTAGGAATAAGAAAAGCCCCCGTACTCAGGGGCGGCTCGAGAAGAAGAAATACAACCCCTTCCTTAGGCGGCGTACCGTACACCGTGAAGTTAGCTGA
- the rpsR gene encoding 30S ribosomal protein S18, which translates to MPPRNTKRRSNFRRANRSMPRRRIDIAAGAIDYKNPDLLKRFVTESGKILPRRTTGMPAHLHRRITRQVKRARAVLLMK; encoded by the coding sequence ATGCCACCCAGAAACACTAAGCGCCGCTCCAATTTCCGAAGAGCCAACCGCTCGATGCCGCGGAGGAGGATTGATATTGCCGCTGGTGCTATTGATTACAAGAATCCGGATCTTCTTAAGCGCTTTGTCACGGAGAGTGGAAAGATTCTTCCGCGTCGTACGACGGGGATGCCAGCTCATTTGCATCGTAGAATCACTCGCCAAGTTAAACGCGCCCGGGCGGTTTTGTTAATGAAGTAA
- a CDS encoding Nramp family divalent metal transporter → MEQLSDPRPTNSPRSEWQRAPSLPEVFRSVHVPQEGKGLFGFCRKLLAFSGPGYLVAVGYMDPGNWATSLAGGAQFNYALLPVVILSSFAGTILQYLALKLGIATGRDLAQTCRDHFTPWVNMLLWITCEIAITACDLAEVIGSAIALNLLFGLPLVYGTCLTAIDVLFILSLQNKGFRLIEALVLALILVVGGSFLVEIILSRPDPKQIFSSCLPSMEILKNPNMLYTAVGILGATVMPHNLYLHSAICQTRNFEPTTEGRKQAIFYATLDSTLALICALFINSAILIVSAAVFHKGGYFQVAEIQDAYKLLSPLLGTGVASFFFALALLASGQNSTLTGTLSGQIVMEGFLNLRVHPSLRRLITRLLAILPAVFVAITAGGDTVTRLLVLSQVILSLQLSFVVIPLVLFTSDRDRMRHFVNTSALSFFSWTLAILIVALNGWLLIGTFRTGFGMNPLLLGGNSF, encoded by the coding sequence ATTGAGCAATTGAGCGACCCGCGGCCTACCAATTCACCTAGATCGGAGTGGCAGAGAGCTCCTTCTTTGCCAGAAGTCTTCCGCAGTGTCCACGTGCCGCAAGAAGGGAAGGGGCTTTTTGGATTTTGTCGCAAGCTTTTGGCATTCTCTGGGCCAGGTTATTTAGTAGCAGTAGGTTACATGGACCCAGGCAACTGGGCAACCAGCCTAGCCGGTGGAGCGCAATTTAACTACGCTCTCCTTCCAGTAGTCATCCTTTCCAGCTTTGCGGGGACCATTCTACAGTACCTCGCACTAAAGCTAGGAATCGCTACCGGAAGAGATCTAGCTCAAACATGCCGCGACCACTTTACCCCATGGGTAAACATGCTTCTATGGATCACGTGCGAAATTGCCATCACTGCCTGTGATTTGGCCGAAGTAATTGGGTCCGCCATTGCCCTAAATCTTCTTTTTGGTCTCCCCTTAGTGTACGGCACCTGCCTTACAGCCATAGACGTTTTGTTCATTCTTTCCCTGCAAAACAAGGGATTCCGCCTTATTGAAGCATTGGTGCTGGCGCTCATTCTTGTCGTTGGAGGAAGCTTCCTTGTCGAAATCATCCTGAGTCGCCCAGATCCAAAGCAGATATTCTCCAGCTGTTTACCGTCGATGGAGATCCTGAAAAACCCAAACATGCTCTATACAGCAGTGGGCATTTTGGGTGCGACAGTAATGCCGCATAACCTCTACTTACACTCGGCCATCTGTCAAACACGAAACTTCGAGCCTACTACAGAGGGACGGAAACAAGCCATTTTCTATGCTACTCTAGACTCCACACTCGCGCTTATATGTGCACTCTTCATCAATTCAGCTATACTTATCGTCTCCGCGGCTGTCTTCCACAAGGGAGGATATTTTCAAGTCGCTGAAATTCAGGACGCGTACAAGCTTCTTAGCCCATTATTAGGCACTGGAGTTGCAAGCTTTTTCTTCGCCTTAGCCCTTCTAGCCTCCGGACAAAACTCCACGTTGACAGGTACCTTGTCAGGTCAAATTGTAATGGAAGGATTTCTCAACCTACGTGTACATCCCAGCCTACGCCGACTCATTACACGACTCCTAGCAATCCTTCCGGCTGTATTTGTTGCTATTACTGCCGGAGGAGATACCGTCACTCGTCTTTTGGTCCTGAGTCAAGTCATTCTAAGCCTACAATTAAGCTTCGTAGTGATTCCACTGGTCCTGTTCACCAGTGATCGAGATAGGATGAGGCACTTCGTCAACACCTCAGCCCTCAGTTTTTTTTCCTGGACCCTTGCTATCCTTATTGTGGCTCTAAACGGATGGCTCTTGATAGGAACTTTTCGGACAGGATTTGGAATGAACCCCCTCCTTCTAGGGGGAAACTCCTTCTAA
- the icd gene encoding isocitrate dehydrogenase (NADP(+)), with amino-acid sequence MTCGAIVSPQSGKIAISHGKLVVPDYPIIPFIRGDGSGPDIWAASERVFNAAVEKAYSGSRKVIWSEVYAGKTARDKFGDWLPKETVAAFQEYLVGIKGPLSTPVGEGIASLNVALRQMLDLYVCLRPVRHFSGVPSPVKCPERVDMVIFRENTEDIYAGIEFEAGTAAANSMCKFLESEFPTFFEKIRFGSKKRGLEWARVANLSPDLYGETEVGIGVKPVSRAGTERLVRAAIRYAVEQSRRSITLVHKGNIMKFTEGAFQKWAYNLAKREFGAVGIEGSSWYRLPNGIVIKDAIADIVLQQVLTRPEEFDVIATLNLNGDYLSDALAAQVGGIGIAPGGNINYVTGHAIFEATHGTSPKYANLDRVNPASIILSGEMMFRYLGWHEVADILVRGLSAAIGTRQVTYDFARLMEDASEIRCSEFGDNIISHF; translated from the coding sequence ATGACTTGCGGAGCAATTGTTTCACCACAAAGTGGGAAGATCGCTATTTCTCACGGCAAGCTAGTTGTACCTGATTATCCCATTATTCCTTTCATTCGGGGGGATGGAAGTGGGCCAGATATATGGGCTGCTAGCGAGCGTGTGTTTAATGCAGCAGTAGAGAAGGCTTATAGCGGCAGCCGCAAGGTTATCTGGTCAGAGGTTTACGCCGGAAAAACAGCTAGAGATAAATTTGGTGACTGGCTTCCCAAAGAGACGGTTGCAGCGTTCCAAGAGTACCTTGTCGGCATCAAGGGGCCGCTCTCCACACCAGTAGGGGAGGGTATTGCTTCGCTTAATGTTGCCCTTCGGCAAATGTTAGACCTCTACGTTTGTCTGCGGCCCGTGCGGCATTTTTCCGGAGTACCTTCTCCAGTTAAGTGCCCAGAAAGAGTGGATATGGTCATCTTTCGAGAAAACACGGAAGATATCTACGCAGGTATTGAATTTGAAGCTGGTACCGCCGCAGCTAATTCTATGTGCAAGTTTCTGGAATCTGAATTTCCCACTTTTTTTGAAAAGATTCGTTTTGGATCCAAGAAGCGGGGGTTAGAATGGGCGAGAGTTGCAAATTTATCTCCTGATCTTTACGGGGAGACGGAAGTAGGCATTGGTGTAAAACCGGTTAGTCGGGCAGGTACCGAGCGTCTTGTGCGTGCTGCTATTCGGTATGCTGTTGAGCAGAGTCGTCGTAGCATTACCCTCGTCCATAAGGGGAACATCATGAAGTTTACAGAGGGTGCTTTTCAGAAGTGGGCTTATAATCTAGCCAAGCGGGAATTTGGGGCTGTAGGGATAGAGGGGAGTTCCTGGTATCGGTTACCTAACGGAATTGTAATTAAGGATGCCATTGCTGATATCGTCCTGCAACAGGTGCTTACGCGCCCGGAAGAATTTGATGTCATTGCCACCCTCAATCTGAATGGAGATTATCTTTCAGATGCACTGGCTGCACAGGTGGGCGGCATTGGCATTGCGCCAGGTGGCAACATTAACTATGTGACAGGCCACGCGATTTTTGAAGCAACCCACGGCACCTCCCCCAAGTATGCTAACTTAGATCGAGTTAATCCAGCATCCATTATCCTCTCCGGTGAAATGATGTTCCGTTACTTGGGATGGCATGAGGTTGCAGATATTTTAGTCAGAGGACTCAGTGCCGCCATTGGCACTAGGCAAGTAACTTATGATTTTGCCCGTTTGATGGAAGATGCTTCTGAAATCAGGTGTTCTGAGTTTGGGGATAATATTATTTCCCACTTTTAG
- a CDS encoding PD40 domain-containing protein — translation MKNLGGLFLYCLVISAATAEAVPTITIYKSDRIPLALSQIIGADGNAMTHILQNDLDLSGWFSSSGREKALYTVSGRMSGGSLVGRLTDISGKCIFSRNYRNHFRMMAHLFVDDIVQALTGKMGIASKRVAFVSTRTGRKEIYLCDYDGSTVEQVTRDRNISVRPTLNPGGSRLAYTGYLSGYADIYLVNLLSGSRHRLVRFPGTNSGAAFSPDGSYIACTASRDGRPEIYVVDMLAEKVSRITRTRRGVASSPTWSADGHEIIYVGDEMGGPQLYRVSINGRSRMAEHVRTGFGYCTEPNWSPDGRKIAFNVWSYGSLAIAVKDLIAGNTRLLARGENPTWGADSRHLIFTDGNSLILLDSQTGCTTHVLCGYEKISEPYWGR, via the coding sequence ATGAAAAATCTTGGTGGCCTCTTCCTCTATTGTCTTGTCATTAGTGCTGCTACTGCTGAAGCAGTCCCCACTATTACTATTTATAAAAGTGACCGTATTCCCTTAGCCTTGTCGCAGATTATCGGTGCTGATGGTAATGCTATGACTCACATTTTACAAAATGATCTAGATCTTAGCGGGTGGTTTTCTTCTTCTGGAAGAGAAAAGGCATTGTACACTGTATCTGGTAGAATGTCTGGGGGATCCTTAGTGGGTCGGCTGACAGATATCTCGGGAAAGTGTATTTTTTCCAGGAACTACAGGAATCATTTTCGCATGATGGCCCATCTCTTCGTAGATGACATCGTGCAGGCCCTGACAGGTAAGATGGGGATAGCTTCCAAGCGTGTAGCGTTCGTTTCTACGAGGACTGGTAGAAAGGAAATCTATCTTTGCGACTATGATGGGAGTACAGTAGAACAAGTAACGCGCGATCGTAACATAAGTGTCAGGCCCACGTTAAACCCTGGGGGGAGTCGGTTAGCCTACACTGGTTACCTGAGTGGGTATGCAGATATTTACCTGGTAAACCTCCTCTCGGGCTCGCGCCACCGGTTAGTGAGATTTCCTGGCACTAACTCAGGGGCGGCGTTTTCTCCAGATGGCAGCTATATCGCTTGCACAGCAAGCAGAGATGGAAGACCAGAAATTTACGTGGTCGACATGTTGGCAGAGAAAGTATCCCGAATTACCCGTACTCGGCGCGGAGTAGCGTCCTCACCAACGTGGTCCGCAGATGGTCATGAAATTATCTATGTGGGAGATGAGATGGGAGGGCCTCAACTATATCGGGTGAGTATAAATGGCAGAAGCAGAATGGCCGAACATGTTCGCACCGGCTTTGGCTATTGCACAGAACCAAATTGGTCCCCAGATGGGCGTAAGATAGCATTCAATGTTTGGTCTTATGGTAGTCTCGCCATAGCAGTAAAGGATCTGATAGCGGGGAATACCAGGCTGTTGGCACGGGGAGAGAACCCTACCTGGGGAGCAGATTCACGACACCTAATCTTTACGGATGGTAATTCTCTTATTCTGCTTGACTCTCAAACTGGCTGTACTACACACGTTCTCTGCGGGTATGAGAAGATTTCCGAGCCTTATTGGGGGCGGTGA
- a CDS encoding OmpA family protein, giving the protein MKRCLFSFALVLAIGAGFPACRAKRERYAGIGGDFVKTVPLPDRVEGGSFFGSNVKRGQYQPVYFSFDSFSLNKVEQSKVRGIAASIRELHSKMLIIAGFTDSWGTEEYNRALGERRANAVRQALISLGVGADRLQTVSFGEEMPVDSRSNGAAWAKNRRVEIGMVY; this is encoded by the coding sequence ATGAAGAGGTGTCTCTTTTCCTTTGCGCTTGTGTTGGCTATTGGGGCTGGATTTCCTGCCTGCCGTGCGAAAAGGGAGCGATATGCTGGGATCGGCGGGGATTTTGTTAAGACCGTTCCGTTACCTGATCGCGTGGAGGGGGGAAGTTTCTTTGGGAGTAATGTTAAACGCGGTCAGTATCAGCCTGTTTATTTTTCCTTTGATAGCTTTTCCCTCAATAAGGTGGAGCAGAGTAAGGTAAGGGGTATTGCTGCTTCCATAAGAGAGCTACACAGTAAGATGCTCATTATTGCTGGTTTTACAGATTCTTGGGGCACCGAGGAGTACAATCGGGCCTTAGGCGAGCGGCGTGCAAATGCAGTGCGTCAGGCCTTAATTAGCTTAGGAGTGGGAGCTGATCGTTTACAGACTGTCAGTTTTGGTGAGGAGATGCCTGTAGATTCTAGAAGTAATGGAGCGGCATGGGCTAAGAATCGTCGTGTAGAGATTGGGATGGTTTACTAG
- the prfB gene encoding peptide chain release factor 2 (programmed frameshift), with translation MVIDFQLVDTSKLAGRLAELGGLFDLFSISKRLAELEIEIASPSFWKDRVRAEGIVCKASELRSKLLPFHVLQKRLEELEILQEIAVEESSQELRVSAAAEVSTEYQRLVEELSRFELVQFFSGEFDRNSAFLTVHSGAGGVESCDWARMLIRMYTRWIERSPVMKYEEVSFQEAEGGVRYATLRVCGEFAYGYLRQERGVHRLVRISPFDANRRRHTSFASVDVVPEIEEVPIHLEERDLKIDTYRSSGKGGQNVNKVETAVRITHCPTGVVASCQNERSQLKNRHTALKLLKAKLYQIEIDKKLAERNTQSRKKGTIGWGNQIRSYVFQPYQLVKDLRTGVQATDVHEVMDGGIQSFIEGHLLQGLTRAENRTDSRKERM, from the exons ATGGTTATAGACTTCCAACTGGTGGATACCTCCAAACTCGCCGGACGCTTGGCTGAGTTA GGAGGTCTCTTTGATTTATTTTCAATTTCTAAACGCCTGGCAGAGCTGGAGATTGAGATAGCGTCTCCTTCCTTCTGGAAAGACCGTGTAAGAGCTGAGGGTATCGTTTGTAAGGCATCTGAGTTGCGTTCTAAGCTGCTTCCGTTTCACGTATTACAGAAGAGATTAGAGGAGCTGGAAATACTTCAAGAGATTGCTGTCGAGGAATCTTCTCAAGAGCTGCGTGTTTCTGCAGCAGCAGAGGTGAGTACTGAGTACCAACGGTTGGTAGAAGAGCTCTCGCGCTTCGAGTTAGTCCAATTCTTTTCTGGCGAGTTTGATAGAAACTCGGCGTTTCTTACTGTTCACTCGGGAGCAGGAGGAGTTGAGTCTTGCGATTGGGCGCGGATGCTCATACGAATGTACACCCGCTGGATAGAGCGTAGCCCTGTCATGAAGTACGAAGAGGTAAGCTTCCAGGAAGCAGAGGGAGGAGTTAGGTACGCTACCTTACGGGTTTGCGGGGAATTTGCCTATGGCTATCTCCGACAGGAGCGTGGGGTGCACCGCCTAGTACGTATTTCCCCCTTTGATGCAAACAGACGTCGTCATACCTCCTTCGCCAGTGTTGACGTAGTACCTGAGATTGAAGAAGTTCCTATCCATTTGGAGGAGCGTGACCTAAAAATTGATACCTACCGCAGCAGTGGTAAGGGAGGGCAGAACGTGAATAAAGTGGAGACTGCTGTAAGAATTACTCATTGTCCTACGGGTGTCGTTGCGTCATGCCAAAATGAACGGAGTCAGCTGAAAAACCGTCATACAGCCCTAAAATTACTAAAGGCTAAGCTCTACCAAATCGAGATAGACAAGAAACTGGCTGAGAGAAATACTCAGTCCAGGAAAAAGGGGACTATTGGTTGGGGGAATCAGATCCGTTCTTATGTCTTTCAGCCATACCAGTTAGTGAAGGATCTAAGAACTGGAGTCCAAGCTACTGATGTTCATGAGGTCATGGACGGTGGTATTCAATCTTTCATTGAGGGTCACCTGTTGCAGGGACTGACCCGTGCAGAGAATCGGACGGACTCCAGGAAGGAGAGGATGTAG